The genomic interval ATGGTGGGTGTGTTTCCAACCAATTGTTTATGTCTATTATTGTCGCTGGATATTAAAGGGACAGGAGGTGTAGAGACTGCAGGGGAAAGCATTGCGGGTCCGGAAGCTGGGCGGCGAGTGGAACTGCAAAATGATCTCAGATATGAACTGACACCTGATTGAATGGAAGAACAGGGTCGAGAGAGGGGGGCTGGTGAATCGGAAATTCCCTGTTCCTATTTTACGGTGTTTGCATCTTTCAGCTGTTCGTCACTCGTTTCCCAATGATGGATGTGTTCGCCAGGTTTATCCGTGGGTTTCTCTTTACCGACGCAGGTGATTTCAACCGCACACTCACGGAGCAGAATGTTCATGTCAACAATTCCAACTTCTTTGTGTATTCCTGCTTGGGGTAGGTCATAAAGCGACAGGTTTATTTGCTCTTTTGTGTGATCAGTGGCCAAAGGGCTGAGGATCTTCTCCCTCAAGTGTTTTCTAGAAGGAAGATTACCCGGCAGCCTATTCGACACTTTTCgagaatgtgctggggacagcccgcagGTGTCACCATGTTTCCGGAGCCAACATATCATGCGCACAGCTTCCTCATCCGAACCCACAGTTTCCCGAAATCCAATGACAGCAGAATGTCTCCATAGACGACAACAACACTCACGTGGTGTAAGGAACACTTACTCCGAGGGTGAATCCATCACTCCCACCACGTCACCAATAGCAAACGTCTTAAACCCCATGTAGATACAGCACCGGAAAATGAAACACAAAATTTCACCCAGGTTAGCCACCAGCCTCTCTTCCCGAGAAAAAAATCTGAATATAATTGCTGGTCTTCCGAGCCAACGGAATGTGTAAAGCAAAGCCACCATGCAGTGTCCCGTTTTGTACGCCCAGACACAGGTAGCCCGCATCGTTGTCCCGCCTTCCTGCAAAATTACATTATGTAATGTTAGATTCAGACCATTATCACAGTCCCATCTAAAGACAGCACCTCGCATGAAGGCACCATGAATCTCCGTGTTGTGCGAGGCGGCATTGTGTACGTCCTGCTGAGCGAGCAGTGAACCACGTCTCTGGGTTCACCTCGCTGCACACCACTGAGGCTTCTTCAGATTCTGGCACCAAAAAACAATCAGCGGCCAAAGGCTCGGAATTGGCGAGTACGTGCATGTGGAACATTGTCTCAGTGAACGAGGCGAAAAACAAATCAGAGGGAATTTATCATTAGGGCGCTCACGCCGACAGAGGGGTGGAAACTGTCCGGAGGTGATGTCCCTCTCCTCACGCTGCTCTTCCATAGGGAAGAGACCGTTTGAACAGCGGTGGTCGAATCTAAAAGTGAATGCCCGAACACGGTTTGATTACAGAACCCTGCAATAAATTCTTAAGCTTTTCAAATTTTCCGGACAGATTTCTCAGTCAAGATCTCCCCTGTACAAAACACTGCTGGCCTGAGACTGTTTTATCACAAGATACTCCAAAGTTTCACCCTCAATAATGATTCAAAAATCTCATCAGCAGGTAGTGGTACACGGATGATTTATAATTAGTTTTCGATAAGATCATGAGATGTGGGAGAAGTATtgaaccattcggcccatcgagactCTCCACCATATTATCTTGCCTCATTTGTTATCCCGCTCGCCTCATTTCTCCTGTTTTAATCTCTGTACTTTGTTACCTTTACGAATCAAAAGCCCATCAAACTCCTGCTTAAATAAAATCACAAACATGGCCTccacatccatggcaatgaatttttcaaattcagcatcttctgatcctcatgtgctgtgctgtactacaGCATGTTCTATTAAGGtcggggttatatgggaggcagggtttaagagtcgACAACAACATtgcggccgaagggcctgcactgttctgtactattctatcttcAATGTTCTAGCAAAAGGAATTCTTCATCCACTCTTAGGCTAAGCACTCTGCTCCAATCCCCAATCccccataggaaacgtcctctctccAGCTACTCTAACCAGGCCGTTCAATGGTCCATGATTTTCcaactcattcttcaaaactacaTCTATCGTTGAGCGGAGAGTCTCTCGTTAATTTTATACCTTCATCTTGTCCTTGAAACAGGTCTGTAGCTTTAGGTAAAAGAGTGTAAATGGATGTGGAATGTTCTGTGTGCGAGTGGGGCGGTAAATGAACCAGAGCCGCTGCAGTATCGGATGGGTGTCCGTCCCTACGGAATGGTGGGAACGCTCTGGCGCTGTCAGATAGAAGGCTCGCTTATCACACTGCTCCTCCGAGGGGTGAAACGGTGTGAAAGGAGATTTCACAGAGATGCTCGGTCAGTGTTCCAGAGAACTCTCCGGTTCTGGCATCAAGAGGGAAGGAATTTGGTGGGATTGTTGAACTTGATGTTGactcctcaggggtcagtgtgcCCAGAAGGAAGGTAGGCTGGTATCCCGGCGCTGCCACTGAGCATCTTTGGGAGGGTTCAGGCGTCGGGTGGCAGTGATAAGGGAAGAGTTGGTCACAGTTAAATGGTTGATGTGCGGTCTCTaattctttatttgttttttcCACATCCACGATTAGGGAGCGAGTGGCGTTCAGTAGTTTGCTGCATGGGTAAGTACAGGggaatgttgtgactgtgatcgggTCAGTTAATGAATCAGAGACGCTGCGGTATCATTTGGGTGCTCATGCTGACGGTCGGTCAGGAACAGAAAATATAGAACACTAGACCTCTATGCTCGCCCTTTATCCTTGATTGTTGCCGACTCAAGACCTTCGTTCCTACAGAGCCGtcttttttttttctattatccatttgtctaagagtttcttaaatgtacctGATAGATATGTCTCTTACCGGACTCCTGACACCgcgttccagacacccaccattaTGTGCAAATACATACGCCAGGCAGCCCCTGTACCTCCgtctaaatagatagatagatagatggatagatactttattcatccccatggggaaattcaacattttttccaatgtcccatacacttgttgtagcaaaactaattacaacaatacttaactcagtaaaaatatgatatgcatctaaatcactctctcaaaaagcattaataatagcttttaaaaagttcttaagtagtttacttaaatacattaaatacaatcaaccccggcactttaacatatcttactcctggcggttgaattgtaaagcctaatggcattggggagtattgacctcttcatcctgtctgaggagcattgcatcgataggaacctgtcgctgaaactgcttctctgtctctggatggtactatgtagaggatgttcagggttttccataattgaccgtagcctactcagcgcccttcgctcagctaccgatattatactctccagtactttgcccacgacagagtccaccttccttaccagcttattaagacgtgaggcgtccctcttcttaatgttgcctccccaacacgccaccacaaagaagagggcgctctccacaactgacctatagaacatcttcagcatctcactgcagacattgaatgacgccaaccttctaaggaagtacagtcgactctgtgccttcctgcacaaggcatctgtgttggcagtccagtctagcttctcgtctaactgtactcccagatacttgtaggtcttaacctgctccacacattcttgattaatgatcactggctccatatgaggcctagatctcctaaagtccaccactatctccttggtcttggtgatattgagacgcaggtagtttgagatgCACcacatcacaaagtcctgtatcagtttcctatactcctcctcctgtttaAAATTATATCTCTTGGTAGTtatttccacactgggaaaaatgTCTTTGGCCATCCACATGATCTATGCCGTTTATCTTGTACAACCCTATGCAGTCGCCTTTCACCCACTTCGCTCTAAAAGGAAAAGCCATAGCTCGCTAAAACTATCCTCATATGAATATCCCTCTCGTCTAGGCgacatactggtaaatctcagtTTTTCAGCTTCGAAAGCTGTACatacttcctgtaatgaggcgaccagaattgaacacaatatcccAAGTTTAAATGAGCGGCAACATTACTCGCGGCTTTGAACTCAACCCCTCGACGACTGAGGCCAACATCACATACAGTGTCATAACAACCTGGTCAACTTGCGTGTCAACTTTGATGAGTCTATGAGCGTGAAACTAAAGATGACTCTGTTCTTGCACACTGATAATGAACCTGTCATAAACCCTGCATCTTGCATTCAAATTCGACTttgcaaagtgtatcacttcacacttttccacattGAGCTCAGAgtttgccaattctcagcccaactTTGCATTCCTCATTGCCCTGTTGTAACCTACATCACAATCCACACTATCCCGAAATGTCATCTGGAAATGGAACAGCCTAATCACCCGCTTCCCGAACAGAtttctgcggaacaccactggtcaccgacctccaagcgAAATATCCTCCACCTGCTACCACACTCTGTTTTCTGTGGGTAAGCTAGTTCTATCTACAGTAGCCACGTTTGTCTGCCGCCCATCGCTGAGAAAGTTTTCCTAAATTCTTCATCAGTGTGCTTTGTCTAATAATTAAGAAATTGATTCCGTTCCTGGGACATGTCCTGCCCCTCTCACAGCCGTGATCAGACTATGGTTCTTCAACTGTCCAGAGATACTGACGAAATATATCCTCCAACAGTTTGACCGCACGTACGTTGGGCctactggtctgtaattcccagAGTTTTCCCTGTTTCTTTCCTTGGTCAAAGGAATAACAGCTGGCAACGTCCAATCCTCTGATACTATTGCAATAGCCAGATGACACAGAAAGGTCATTACCAAAGGCGCAGCAGTATCTTCCGTCCCTTCCTGTAGAAAACTGGGATACAGACCCTCCAGCAATAGGAATTTATGTACCCTAATGTTCTCGAAAATCTCAGCTCATCCTCCTTCAAAACATCGATATGTTCAAGCATATCAGCCTCTTCTACATCATACTCACATTTGAAAAATTCTCTCTCAATTGTGAACGCTGAAAGAAAATATACATTAAGGTCCTTCACTATCTGGGCTGACCTCAGGCGCATATTTCCTCTGTTATTCCTGATCGGTCCTACGCATTCATCCGTCTGATCTTCACATCGGTGTAAATGGCCTTTGGGTTTCTAAGCTCCTGCCTGGCTAACTTGTAGTTCATTTGAAACCTCTCTGATCCCTGCTTCCTAAATCTTAAGTCTGCTTCTTCCTCTCTCTGGactatctcttgtcaaccatgattcCTTTTCTCTACCATCGCCGaccctgtctcaatgggacaaacctatccagaagatCATGCCAGCTCttccttaaaaaaaaaaatccacagttCAGTTGTGCATTACCCTGTGTATTTCTCTTCCCAATTTACGTTTCCAACTTCCTGACTAATAGCATCGTAATTCGATCTCCCAGAAATCAACTGATTTATAATACCGTCTCTTCCTATCCTCTTTCAATGCCAGGGTAAAGaataggagttgtggtcactgtctgtgATAGGAGGTCTGGCAGTATCGCATCGGGAAATATGGCAGGTGACCTGGTTCACTGGTctaatatggcgtttccttcagatGTTCTGCCACTAATGAGTCAGAAACCATTTATGGGTTCCTCAAACAGATTCTGCCAATCTAAACTTTTTTTTATCAAAGGAGGTTCCAATCAATATAAGGGAAGTTAATGTCACAATACTAAACGTCTTTATGCTTACATATTTCCAAAACTAATCTCCTGAATTGTTCCTCGGTTGTTATTTGGCTATTTAACTGGTCCGTCTACTTCATACTTCCAGTAACATATCTACTTTTCTGGATTCTGACTCCATCCATATTGACTCACTGAATGATCCGACCTCGACTCCTCTACTTGTGCTGCTGTGAGATTATCTGACTCTTGCACTTTCCCCCCAGTCCCGTTTGAAACATAGAAGCTCTGGAACATCCAGAAGCGATTCTTGCCCTTGTAACGACAAAGCCTCAGTTATGGCCATAACtctgtagttccatgtactgagctGCTCTCGAAATACAGCTCCCTTGTTCCCACACTTCACGCATTAAAATAGGCGCAGTACAATCCAACCTACTATCTGTAGGTTCACCGCCTCTCCTTCCTCACAATGTCCCAATACGCCACTGATTTTACCTCTGACATATCCCATTCCCCTCCCGAATTATGTTTCCATTCCCCGCAACCTCTATCAAACCTGTCTGCAAGATTTCCCTCCAGTTCATGAGGCGAAGTAGTTACCGAAGCGGGTTTTGGGATACAGGATCCACCTCTATTTGGAAAGGTTGGTGTGATTAGGCATAGCCAGGGTGTCTTTGTAGAAGGAAAATCACGTTCCATAAATTTGATCAGGTGTTTGGAATAGGTAAACAAGAGGTCTGACACGGTCCCAAATTGTAAGATAGCTGAAAGGTGACATACAATGGATCCCTCTGGATAAATGGTGGATCGGGGGGATTGGAAACACAGACAGAGAGATGGTGAAGATGTCTGACCCGTTGCCCTGCAGCTGTAAAATCATTGGCACCCAGAGTTGAGAGGTCACCTGACAACTGTTCATCATGTTGTTTACACTTCACCTGCAGGATTGTGTACACACCTGTGGTCACTACAATATTGAAGGGATGTGATTTTGCTTGAAAGGGCGGAAACAAAGAATCTCATGGGCGTAGGAAGTCAGACTACAGACACGGGAGTTTCTAGCTTAGAAAATTCTAGCAATAAGTCACCCGTTGCTTCTGTGACGCCGctgttttttttcctttggaGGGGGACCGGTTTAATGATGAAGTGAACAATACTTTCAGTAAAGGGACTGCTCTTCCACACTCAGGAACATTCCCCTCAACCCTCTGTTATATCTTTCAGTCAGGAGATATGGCTCGTTTCCACTGGCGGATTCGACTGCCCGGCCCCGTGAGGCCAACGAGGACGCTTTGGATCCTCCGCTTGCTTCCTGTTAAACGCCGCTTTCTACATGCTCTCCACTGTTAATTCACTCCCAACATCGTCACAGTAATCTCAGCACTGGCCTGTTCACCCGTGGGGTAATGCCAGAGATCGAATACCCGTGACCAACCTGTGTGGGATCATCACCTACTCTCACAGGGGCCGCAGAGTGGCTGTATTGGGAGCCCAGTTCTGGGACATTGGCAACCATGGTCCTACGGCTGACACAGGACTATCTGACCTTTGTAATGCGATGTGGCCCAAAAATGATATTACCTTGTCGGCCTGGTTCGATTTGTCACGATTACCAGACAGATTGGACGTTTCCTAGGATCTCTTTCATTCCCGGCGTAACAGTATGATAGATAACACGTCCAAAACCACGAGGAATCCCAGACTGACGTTTGAGTTTCGAGTGGAGGTCTGTGTCTCTTATGCGAGTGCACGGCGGAAAGTCAAGAGACACGGGCCACTTTTGTCGGACCGCACGGGTTTTCGGCACCAGAGCTGTGTAAATACTGGGCAGAACAGCCGGCGGATGTTTGATATGATCCACCTCCTGTGTTGATGTAACTGTAAACACTCTCGTGTACTCTGATGGTAGCAGGGGTTCTAATATTTCTTTTTCCACGGCATGTGGCAGCTCCTTCACGGAGCTCACTACTGACCACACTGCCTTTCTGACATCTGTCCCGCGGTGGTATAACCATTTCCCAAATTAACTGCATGAATCAATAAAGCCAACTCTGTTTGCATTAACTTGGTCTGCATCTCTTGTCAAACGCTCGCTGCTGTCAAATCCGACTGTTCATTGGGAAGGTACATTCAGCCCCACCAGGAATAACCAGCTCCTAGGGCAGTGAAAACAGCATGCTGACACACCCACACTAACAGCtcacccctcttcccttccaaCACTGAGCCACTCTGTGGAAAACTGTCAGCTGATAGTGACGCCGCCTGGGGTGCGGGGAGGGTCGTGTGGAACCGGAGCGGTACACCGTCAGGGAAAATGCAAGCAGTCACATTACTAACGTGGGCCTACAGCCCAAATTGTCTCTCCCACCATATTGGTATCACATGCCTTGAGGTTAGATAGGTCTGAGTTGATGGCTCGGATAGTCAGAGCGCAGGAGGATAACCTGTCCGTGGGGTAATGCCTGACTTACCAGCTATCACTGGACAGACGCCATACCCACAACATTCCCCCTCTTAACCACCTCCATCCTTTCGCACGACTGTCAATCTACTCGGGGAGAAGCACCAAACCCATAACGTTATCTTGCAGAGAGACAGTGACATCTGGAATGGGAGGTGTGAGAATCAGAGAACAGTGATATTATGAATCAGCGTGTGGAGAGGGGGCATTCGATGACGGGCCAGGGAGGGGCGTGGTGTGGATACCGTTGGAGGTGATGTTGCTGCCGGAGGGGGTGATAATTGTTTAGAGAGAGAAAGTATTGGGGTGAAGAGAGGACGAGGGGCTCGGAGACGTAAACAGCAACATCTGAGAAGGGAGCTGTGGCTGGGCGTGACTGTGGAGGTGATGGGGGGGGAGATGTGGATGAGTTCGGAGAGTCTGATTACCGAGGGTCCCGGGAGGGAGCGCCGTGTGTTTGACGGTGGggatgtcagaatcagatttaatatcactggcgcat from Hemitrygon akajei unplaced genomic scaffold, sHemAka1.3 Scf000138, whole genome shotgun sequence carries:
- the LOC140723812 gene encoding uncharacterized protein, whose amino-acid sequence is MLPVFLLVASLTSVEGLSKGRCLGYDVLCTTADYEFRRYKESVWVGINASKFHVAVVDMVPLHYYFSLENSEGMKIQLTGQLLVSLSGIRVLAIYLMLPEELWDNPPTPTNPRLFVTRFPMMDVFARFIRGFLFTDAGDFNRTLTEQNVHVNNSNFFVYSCLGERVAFSSLLHGFLRNTTGHRPPSEISSTCYHTLFSVVRRYGSFPLADSTARPREANEDALDPPLASC